CTCGTTGCCTATTCAATTCCATATATATTGgtgtaaataacaaaaaatataacaaatttcattcttataaaaacaaaaaaaaaataaagaaaagtcCGAACACGGATatcacactgaaaaatgtttaaaaaaaaatcgttaaagAAGTCGCACGGCGATGCATTGTTATTATAGTTTCTCACCGTCACGGTTAAGATTCTGGTACGGGACAAATTGAACGACGCGATTTTCGTCCATTTCCAGCATCTCGACACCATCCGGCATCGTTGATGGCAGTTTTGCTTTGCGAAATGGTACTTCAAATTCACCCACGACATCATTCCATTCATTGTCGAACTCATCCTCGTCCATCTGAACGTATTGATGCTCAAGACCGCATATTTCAAGGATGTACTGCTCGTCGTCTGCCACATTGTCGATTCTGTTTCGATTGAATTGGTCGTCTTCATTGTTATCCAAATCCAAATCCACATTGTGCGGAGCCAAGCAACAAACAGCGGTTTCAGTGTAATCCAATTCCATTTCGTCCAAACAACGACCAGCGTCCGGACTTTTTCCACTTAATTCAATTTCGGCATTGACTGTCacttttttctttgctttacCTTCCAGCATCTTCTTATTTCGttgaatattaattttctttctcggTGGCATCTTTCACACGTTTACACTTTTCGTCAGAATGGATTTGTTgtgacgttttttttcttcctttgtTTATAGTGACGTTCAATCCAATTCGATGCATATATATTATACCGATGTGTACCGTTGCAACGTTATAGCGTACAGATCTGGTAAGAGAGAGAGTGAGTGATcggtaaaaaattgattggatGTGCGAGTTGCTGGTACGGACTGTCTACACATTTTAACGGATCCCtgataattaattaaataatcagaataatttcgcatttttttcattaaaaaaaactttgataaaCGCAGATCTGTATTTGTGATGTAAAATTGTGATTACTGACGGGAAACctcttcaaataaatcaacaaacacTTCAAATGCACATTTACTCACATTTAAGATATATTTTGGTAATTCTGTATCGTACACCCTGTAGCCCGTATtcgaaagttatttttaaaaaataaatcacaaataaattaattaaattaaagaaatagaCCGACTTTAATGCAGCTGTTTACAATTCGCAATGTGGACaataacaaaacatttcaaatgaatgGCACGAATTCACTCCCAAAGAGAATCTCTAAATTTACATTATTATATTCGCATGTGCATCATGAGCTGCATTATAAGATCGGTATTATATAAACGAAGTGCAGCGATCCTAAAAACTCTGCTCATTTTCTTTCACCTCAGTCAGTTTCAATCTAATCGATCAAGATTTTGTCATGTTTTACACGGTGGTggtatttcaattttccaattaataAAAGGATTTTCACCGAAAATGTTGagaatttgttcattttttgcatttgTATCGGTATCGCTAGCGGTCGAGCTTAAAATTGGTATTTTATTTAAGGATCAGATTGTGTTGCAATGACTTtagtgaaatgaaaatattttttttcggaaccattttcatcatttgactttttcttgttcttttttctctctctctctccctctCTGCCTCTTCCGTTAAATATTTGTGCTGTGTTCGTGATTATTAATGTGTAGTTTGTATACAAGAACATGTGCGAATGATCGTTGTGTTGACGGTTTTTTTCAACAACCCGGTGAATGACCTCGAATTTTTATGGTGGCCTCAGATTCGTCCGTTTTGCCTCCATGTACGTGGGCAGTTGTCATTTCAAACAGCATACTAGCTCTATTGTATGAACTgacaactgtcatgtacacagaggcaaaacggaatgactgtgaattcagacttAACAATCATTTTTCGCCTCTTGTGAACATTCTAAGTGTTTCCATAAAAGTCAGAATAGGCTCCACTTGACAGCATCAATTgctttataatttgatcgattgaaTGTTTATTGACTCCACTGAGAGagacatttctatttttttaagaGGCTAGTTCAGAGTTCttgaaaaatgtctgagaAATGGCTTTTGTTtcagaaatgttttcaaaatggaATCAATTTGCCGaaactttcatgaattttaccaaaaaaacttCTTAAAATAGAACCTAAAGCACAAATCGGATGATTCGCGACATGCGGCGCTACATATCCCTTTGCCATTTCCTAAAATTACTATTGTCCTAACCTGGGTGTCGATTCTAGTGAATTTAATAATTcataacttgacagttgtcaccttAATAGTTACGAATCGTATGGACCACTCTTATAGCATTAAGGTGACTACTGTCAAGTTACAAGTCATAGATTTCCAGGGCGACGATTCTCGTATTTCGTAACACTAAGAAATCGtaatttgacagttgcgtgtaaaaaatgccaaaagaactgtcaagttacgaattcttaaagacACAAATGCACTGAGAATCGGCGACCTGATCTTTATCAGGGGCCAAGGTTGACAAAACATCGTATACCcaaaatttcagtttcaaaCCACTTCgttcacacaaattttgacctTTCTAGGAGGCATATTTGATACGAATGTTCAAAAATCacaatcaattttccaatgtGCCGCTCAAGTGGTGAACAGTGGAAAATTAGCTGAATCGAATATAAAATTGAGCCCGCGATCGTTTGAAATATCATACGGAAATGAGTTTGCTGCGTCGAAACATGTTTGCAAATTGTTGAAGGTACGTTTCTAAACCAAA
This DNA window, taken from Bradysia coprophila strain Holo2 unplaced genomic scaffold, BU_Bcop_v1 contig_151, whole genome shotgun sequence, encodes the following:
- the LOC119074369 gene encoding uncharacterized protein LOC119074369 isoform X2; translation: MPPRKKINIQRNKKMLEGKAKKKVTVNAEIELSGKSPDAGRCLDEMELDYTETAVCCLAPHNVDLDLDNNEDDQFNRNRIDNVADDEQYILEICGLEHQYVQMDEDEFDNEWNDVVGEFEVPFRKAKLPSTMPDGVEMLEMDENRVVQFVPYQNLNRDV
- the LOC119074369 gene encoding uncharacterized protein LOC119074369 isoform X1, coding for MPPRKKINIQRNKKMLEGKAKKKVTVNAEIELSGKSPDAGRCLDEMELDYTETAVCCLAPHNVDLDLDNNEDDQFNRNRIDNVADDEQYILEICGLEHQYVQMDEDEFDNEWNDVVGEFEVPFRKAKLPSTMPDGVEMLEMDENRVVQFVPYQNLNRDGEKL